In Streptomyces dangxiongensis, one DNA window encodes the following:
- a CDS encoding glycerophosphodiester phosphodiesterase: MNFLTIGHRGVMGVEPENTLRSFVAAQQAGLDLIELDLHLSKDGALVVMHDADVDRTTDGSGPIAEKTLPELRALDAGRGERVPVFEEVLEAVHSPLQAEIKNVAAARALAEVMRARDLTARVEVSSFHDEAVAEMSRLVPGVRTALIASRYGPDVVDRAVAVGAATVCLNIRRLTLETVEHARASGLRIIGWVVNSQPQLRLVRALELDGATTDYPDIKRTGRFTA; the protein is encoded by the coding sequence TTGAACTTCCTTACCATCGGTCACCGCGGGGTCATGGGCGTCGAGCCCGAGAACACCCTCCGCTCCTTCGTCGCCGCGCAGCAGGCCGGCCTCGACCTGATCGAACTCGATCTGCACCTCAGCAAGGACGGCGCCCTGGTCGTCATGCACGACGCGGACGTGGACCGCACGACGGACGGCTCCGGGCCGATCGCCGAGAAGACGCTCCCGGAGCTGCGCGCCCTCGACGCGGGCCGCGGGGAGCGCGTACCCGTCTTCGAGGAGGTCCTGGAGGCGGTGCACTCCCCGTTGCAGGCCGAGATCAAGAACGTGGCGGCGGCCCGGGCGCTGGCCGAGGTGATGCGCGCGCGGGATCTGACCGCGCGGGTGGAGGTGTCCTCGTTCCACGACGAGGCCGTCGCCGAGATGTCGCGGCTGGTACCCGGGGTGCGGACCGCGCTGATCGCGAGCCGCTACGGCCCCGACGTGGTGGACCGCGCCGTCGCCGTGGGTGCCGCGACCGTGTGCCTGAACATCCGGCGGCTCACTCTGGAGACCGTCGAGCACGCGCGCGCGTCCGGGCTGCGGATCATCGGCTGGGTGGTCAACTCCCAGCCCCAGCTACGACTGGTCCGCGCCCTGGAGCTGGACGGCGCGACCACCGACTACCCGG